A window of the Desulfovibrio sp. Fe33 genome harbors these coding sequences:
- a CDS encoding PA2779 family protein encodes MVVVSLLTLNVASARAGLVSTEASMAATHNVENRAFIKAQLQRDDVRRILENKGLTVAEVEQRVDALSDAELNRIADQVGDMPAGGSFFGVLVGAAILVFIILLITDMAGATDVFPFVKKAN; translated from the coding sequence ATGGTAGTAGTTAGCCTGCTCACTCTGAACGTTGCTTCCGCCAGAGCGGGCCTCGTCTCCACCGAGGCGTCCATGGCCGCCACCCACAACGTGGAAAACCGCGCCTTCATCAAAGCGCAGTTGCAGCGCGACGACGTACGCCGCATCCTTGAAAACAAGGGGCTGACCGTGGCCGAAGTCGAGCAGCGCGTCGACGCCCTGTCCGACGCCGAGCTCAACCGCATCGCGGACCAGGTGGGCGACATGCCCGCAGGCGGCAGCTTCTTCGGGGTCCTCGTCGGAGCGGCTATCCTGGTCTTCATCATCCTGCTCATCACGGACATGGCGGGAGCCACGGACGTATTTCCGTTCGTAAAGAAGGCGAACTAG
- the rlmN gene encoding 23S rRNA (adenine(2503)-C(2))-methyltransferase RlmN — MHNLIELNKNDLEAFVAEDLKEPRYRAEQIWQWLWQKRVRDVEAMTNLSKPLREKLASMAVVVWPEIARVAESSDGTIKFLLRLGDGKLIETVLIPMQDRYSQCLSTQVGCAMACTFCNTGQLGFERNLTYGEIMGQILVGRQYLEDHGMNPLKNLVFMGMGEPLLNLDTLIRVLTDLPCERGLSLSWRRSMVSTVGFPDKLKILGDLEIALPAISLHAPTQELRARIMPKAAKVHLDDLMAALEAYPMRPRERITFEYLLLKDVNDSMEHADQLAKLIDRKKGKINLIAYNATEGMPYGAPDRERVEAFEKRLWDHGLTAFIRRSMGADIKAACGQLKADTIGKG, encoded by the coding sequence ATGCACAATCTCATAGAGCTGAACAAGAACGACCTTGAGGCCTTCGTGGCCGAGGACCTGAAGGAACCGCGCTACCGGGCGGAACAGATATGGCAGTGGCTTTGGCAGAAGCGCGTGCGCGACGTGGAAGCCATGACCAACCTGTCCAAGCCGCTTCGCGAAAAGCTCGCTTCCATGGCGGTGGTTGTCTGGCCCGAGATAGCCAGGGTGGCCGAAAGCAGTGACGGGACCATCAAATTCCTGCTCAGGCTCGGCGACGGCAAGCTCATCGAGACCGTGCTCATCCCCATGCAGGACCGCTATTCCCAGTGTCTTTCCACGCAGGTGGGCTGCGCCATGGCCTGCACCTTCTGCAACACCGGACAGCTCGGCTTCGAGCGCAACCTGACCTACGGCGAAATCATGGGTCAGATTCTGGTGGGCCGCCAGTACCTTGAGGATCACGGCATGAACCCCCTCAAGAACCTCGTGTTCATGGGCATGGGCGAGCCGCTGCTCAACCTGGACACCCTCATCAGGGTCCTGACCGATCTGCCGTGCGAGCGCGGCCTGTCCCTGTCCTGGCGGCGGTCCATGGTTTCCACCGTGGGCTTCCCGGACAAGCTCAAGATCCTGGGCGATCTGGAGATAGCCCTGCCCGCCATTTCCCTGCACGCTCCCACCCAGGAGCTGCGGGCCAGGATCATGCCCAAGGCGGCCAAGGTCCATCTCGACGACCTCATGGCCGCGCTCGAAGCCTATCCCATGCGGCCGCGTGAGCGGATCACCTTCGAATACCTGCTGCTCAAGGACGTCAACGACTCCATGGAGCACGCGGATCAGTTGGCGAAGCTCATCGACCGCAAGAAGGGGAAGATCAATCTTATCGCCTACAACGCCACCGAAGGGATGCCCTACGGCGCGCCGGACCGGGAACGGGTCGAGGCGTTCGAGAAGCGGCTGTGGGACCACGGTCTGACCGCCTTCATCCGCCGTTCCATGGGCGCGGACATCAAGGCCGCCTGCGGCCAGCTCAAGGCCGACACCATCGGGAAGGGCTAG
- the zupT gene encoding zinc transporter ZupT, producing MDTQTIAYAFGLTLFAGLSTGIGSAIAFFARRTNTKFLSLALGFSAGVMIYVSFVEILVKARAALAAELGDVGAAWVTALSFFGGIAFIAFIDNFVPSYENPHEMHSIEEMEEGLENLPQNEAHDFDRLKRTGVFAAVAIAIHNFPEGLATFTAALTDPALGLAIAVAIAIHNIPEGIAVSIPLYYATGDRRKAFFYSFLSGLSEPVGALIGYLVLLPFFTPVVFGVLFAGVAGIMVFISLDELLPAAEEFGEHHHSIYGLVAGMGVMALSLLLFL from the coding sequence ATGGATACGCAAACCATCGCCTACGCCTTCGGGCTGACCCTGTTCGCCGGATTGTCCACGGGCATCGGCTCGGCCATCGCCTTTTTCGCCCGCCGGACCAACACCAAGTTCCTTTCCCTGGCCCTGGGGTTCTCTGCCGGAGTCATGATTTACGTTTCCTTCGTGGAGATTCTGGTCAAGGCGCGTGCGGCCCTGGCCGCCGAGTTGGGCGATGTGGGCGCGGCCTGGGTGACGGCCCTGTCCTTTTTCGGGGGCATCGCTTTCATCGCGTTCATCGACAATTTCGTGCCGAGTTACGAGAACCCGCATGAAATGCACTCCATCGAGGAGATGGAGGAGGGGCTGGAGAATCTGCCCCAAAACGAGGCGCACGATTTCGACCGGCTCAAGCGCACGGGCGTGTTCGCGGCCGTGGCCATCGCCATCCACAACTTCCCGGAGGGGCTGGCCACCTTCACCGCGGCCCTGACCGATCCGGCGCTCGGCCTGGCCATCGCCGTGGCCATCGCCATCCACAACATACCCGAGGGCATAGCGGTCTCCATTCCGCTGTACTACGCCACGGGCGACCGCCGGAAGGCGTTCTTCTATTCCTTCCTGTCCGGCCTGTCCGAACCCGTGGGCGCGCTTATCGGCTATCTGGTTCTCCTGCCTTTCTTCACCCCCGTGGTCTTCGGCGTGCTGTTCGCGGGCGTGGCCGGGATCATGGTTTTCATCTCTCTCGACGAGCTCCTTCCGGCCGCCGAGGAATTCGGCGAGCACCACCATTCCATCTATGGACTGGTGGCCGGGATGGGCGTCATGGCCCTGTCGCTCCTGCTCTTTTTGTAG
- a CDS encoding deoxyribonuclease IV — translation MFLGAHMSIAGGLHMAFERITRVEGTALQIFTRNQRQWKVPALTEYDAKLFAAAWSRWGDYPVAAHDSYLINLASDKEDLLNRSVLAFAEELRRIEILSVPFLVTHPGSHLGAGVEAGIRRYTANLDRAIERSGTEKGMVLLETTAGQGTNLGSTFEELAAIIEASAHSERLGVCYDTCHTFAAGYDIRTPETYAATFDAFDRIIGLDRLKFFHLNDTKNEFGSRKDRHEHIGKGEIGVEGFRNLMRDPRFADVPKTLETPKAEDLQDDIRNLALLRELAK, via the coding sequence ATGTTCCTGGGCGCGCATATGTCCATCGCCGGGGGCCTGCACATGGCCTTCGAGCGGATCACGCGGGTGGAGGGCACGGCCCTCCAGATATTCACCCGCAACCAGCGGCAGTGGAAGGTCCCCGCGCTGACCGAGTACGACGCGAAACTGTTCGCGGCGGCCTGGTCGCGCTGGGGCGATTATCCCGTCGCGGCCCATGACTCCTATCTCATCAATCTCGCCTCGGACAAGGAGGACCTGCTCAACCGCTCGGTCCTGGCCTTTGCCGAGGAACTCAGGCGCATCGAGATCCTGTCCGTGCCGTTCCTCGTGACGCATCCGGGCTCCCACCTGGGCGCGGGCGTCGAGGCCGGGATACGGCGCTACACAGCCAACCTCGACCGGGCCATCGAGCGTTCCGGCACGGAAAAGGGCATGGTCCTGCTGGAGACCACCGCCGGACAGGGCACCAACCTGGGGTCCACCTTCGAGGAACTGGCGGCCATCATCGAGGCCTCGGCACACTCCGAACGGCTCGGGGTCTGCTACGACACCTGCCATACCTTCGCCGCCGGGTACGACATCCGGACCCCGGAAACCTATGCGGCCACCTTCGACGCCTTCGACCGGATCATAGGCCTGGATCGCCTGAAGTTCTTCCATCTGAACGACACCAAGAACGAATTCGGCTCCCGCAAGGACCGGCACGAGCACATAGGCAAGGGCGAGATCGGCGTCGAGGGCTTCCGCAACCTCATGCGCGATCCGCGCTTTGCGGACGTTCCCAAGACCCTGGAGACCCCCAAGGCGGAGGACCTCCAGGACGACATCCGCAACCTGGCCCTGTTGCGCGAATTGGCAAAATAG
- a CDS encoding HAD family hydrolase: MRRLDAIIFDFDGTLADVPLDFDFMKTKIAALGEVFMDERPVPDGTPALEWLDRLSAQVMERDRDEGMEFLSRGRLVIAAMELDAARDGCLYEFTRPVLDDLKARGVAPGVISRNISAAIKKVFPDIEDHLQVFIPRESAGRLKPDPAHLLQALERIGVAPEHALMVGDHPMDVETGKRAGAMAAGVTTGRIAAEGFAYLEPDFVATDVAALMSELKGAGLI; encoded by the coding sequence TTGCGCAGACTCGACGCCATCATATTCGACTTCGACGGAACGCTGGCCGACGTGCCGCTGGACTTCGACTTCATGAAGACCAAGATCGCGGCCCTGGGCGAGGTGTTCATGGACGAGCGCCCGGTTCCGGACGGCACGCCCGCCCTGGAATGGCTGGACCGGCTGTCGGCGCAGGTCATGGAGCGCGACCGGGACGAGGGCATGGAATTCCTGTCGCGCGGGCGGCTGGTCATCGCGGCCATGGAGCTGGACGCGGCCCGGGACGGCTGCCTCTATGAGTTCACCCGGCCTGTGCTCGACGACCTCAAGGCGCGCGGTGTGGCCCCCGGCGTCATCTCGCGCAATATTTCGGCGGCGATCAAGAAGGTGTTCCCGGACATCGAGGATCACTTGCAGGTGTTCATCCCCAGGGAAAGCGCGGGCCGCCTCAAACCGGACCCGGCGCATTTGCTTCAGGCCCTTGAGCGCATCGGCGTCGCCCCTGAGCACGCCCTTATGGTGGGCGACCATCCCATGGATGTGGAGACGGGCAAACGGGCCGGGGCCATGGCCGCCGGCGTGACCACCGGGCGCATCGCGGCCGAGGGGTTCGCGTATCTCGAACCGGACTTCGTGGCCACGGACGTCGCCGCTCTCATGAGCGAGCTGAAAGGGGCCGGGTTGATCTGA
- a CDS encoding DUF362 domain-containing protein — translation MASKVYFWNLRASSKAPFGKRMRSLLKAAKADRMIGEGDLAAVKLHFGEEGVTGFLRPLWVKPILDFIGEAGGKPFLTDASTLYVGQRGEAVSHSMCAARHGWDPLVLGAPVVIADGLRGEFETAVPIKGRHLDEVYIAGAVAEADFLVSVNHFKGHELAGYGGALKNIGMGAASKKGKMQQHFSTGPIINPDNCQACEACLRACKTGALYMDETTGKVALDPEKCVGCGGCFVACRHGGLAVDWKVGVQDFLERMMEYCKGVFATKRTPCLHVNFVMDVVPDCDCVGFTDAPICPDIGVLVSFDPVAVDQASMDLVNEAPPLYPSQLPFGVMPGQNKFLAIHQHVPEDFGLAYAEELGLGSREYELISL, via the coding sequence ATGGCTTCGAAGGTCTATTTCTGGAATTTGCGGGCCTCGTCCAAGGCCCCGTTCGGCAAGAGGATGCGCAGCCTGCTCAAGGCCGCCAAGGCCGACAGGATGATCGGCGAGGGAGACCTGGCCGCCGTCAAGCTGCATTTCGGCGAGGAGGGCGTGACCGGCTTTCTGCGCCCCTTGTGGGTCAAGCCCATTCTTGATTTCATAGGCGAAGCCGGGGGCAAGCCGTTTCTGACCGACGCCTCGACCCTGTACGTGGGCCAGCGCGGCGAGGCCGTGTCCCACTCCATGTGTGCGGCGCGGCACGGCTGGGACCCGCTGGTGCTCGGCGCGCCCGTGGTCATCGCCGACGGCCTGCGCGGGGAATTCGAGACCGCCGTGCCCATCAAGGGCAGACACCTGGACGAGGTCTACATCGCCGGGGCCGTTGCCGAGGCGGATTTCCTGGTCTCGGTCAATCATTTCAAGGGGCACGAGCTGGCCGGGTACGGCGGCGCGCTCAAGAATATCGGCATGGGCGCGGCCTCCAAGAAGGGCAAGATGCAGCAGCATTTCTCCACCGGCCCGATCATCAACCCGGACAACTGCCAGGCCTGCGAGGCGTGCCTCCGCGCCTGCAAGACCGGCGCGCTCTACATGGACGAGACCACCGGCAAGGTGGCTTTGGACCCGGAAAAGTGCGTGGGCTGCGGCGGCTGTTTCGTGGCCTGCCGCCATGGCGGGCTTGCCGTGGACTGGAAGGTGGGCGTGCAGGACTTCCTGGAGCGGATGATGGAGTACTGCAAGGGCGTGTTCGCCACCAAGCGCACCCCGTGCCTGCATGTCAATTTCGTCATGGACGTGGTGCCGGACTGTGACTGCGTGGGATTCACCGACGCTCCCATCTGCCCGGACATCGGTGTGCTCGTGAGTTTCGACCCGGTGGCCGTGGACCAGGCCTCCATGGACCTTGTCAACGAGGCTCCGCCTCTCTATCCGAGCCAGCTTCCCTTTGGCGTCATGCCCGGACAGAACAAGTTCCTGGCCATCCATCAACACGTGCCCGAAGACTTCGGGCTGGCCTATGCCGAGGAACTCGGCCTGGGCTCCCGCGAGTACGAGCTGATAAGCCTTTAG
- a CDS encoding TIGR01777 family oxidoreductase — MRAIIAGGTGFIGRELVRELREHGWEILILSRNPGKVAAVFENGGVIGMPWDNGGWTDVLGPDTAVVNLAGENIAAGRWTAKRKRRILESRLKAGERINQAVERAGSAPGVLIQASAVGYYGPRGSTPVDEYAESGTGFLADVARQWEASTAGLEKKGVRRCVIRTGMVLGNGGALPRMLPSFRYYLGGPPGTGLQGVSWIHLRDEVRAIRFLLENPEANGPYNLCAPVPVNFRKFAHILGTILDRPYKAPVPAFALRLLFGEMADELLLSGQFALPDRLTRAGFEFEFPELEDALRDVLRQFPRP; from the coding sequence GTGCGCGCTATCATCGCCGGGGGAACCGGCTTCATCGGCAGGGAACTGGTCCGGGAACTGCGGGAACACGGATGGGAAATACTCATCCTGTCGCGCAATCCGGGCAAGGTCGCCGCCGTATTCGAAAACGGGGGCGTCATCGGTATGCCCTGGGACAATGGCGGCTGGACCGACGTGCTGGGTCCCGACACGGCCGTCGTCAATCTGGCGGGGGAAAACATCGCCGCCGGACGCTGGACCGCCAAGCGCAAGCGACGCATCCTCGAAAGCAGGCTCAAGGCCGGGGAGCGCATCAATCAGGCAGTGGAGCGGGCGGGTTCCGCGCCCGGCGTGCTTATCCAGGCCTCGGCCGTGGGCTATTACGGACCGCGCGGCTCCACGCCCGTCGATGAATACGCCGAGTCCGGCACCGGCTTCCTGGCCGATGTCGCCCGCCAATGGGAGGCGTCCACGGCGGGCCTCGAAAAGAAAGGCGTCCGCCGCTGCGTCATCCGCACCGGCATGGTGCTCGGCAACGGAGGCGCGCTGCCACGTATGCTCCCGTCATTCAGATATTATCTCGGCGGCCCCCCCGGAACGGGCCTCCAGGGCGTCTCCTGGATACACCTCCGGGACGAGGTCAGAGCCATCCGCTTCCTCCTGGAAAACCCCGAGGCAAACGGCCCCTACAACCTCTGCGCCCCGGTTCCGGTCAACTTCCGCAAGTTCGCCCACATCCTCGGCACGATCCTCGACCGGCCCTACAAGGCCCCCGTCCCCGCCTTCGCCCTGCGGCTCCTCTTCGGAGAAATGGCCGACGAGCTGCTGCTTTCCGGCCAGTTCGCCCTGCCCGACCGGCTGACCAGGGCGGGCTTCGAGTTCGAATTTCCGGAGCTGGAAGACGCCTTGCGCGACGTGCTCCGCCAGTTTCCCCGGCCATAA
- a CDS encoding ABC transporter substrate-binding protein, translating into MRFILAAFCCILFLTPRPAEAGRPLVTVVNSYHADYLWVQGHNDALRDRLEGTAQLAFFYLDTKRTPPETHQAAAELVWREIDAERPDVLVLADDNAVKFLGRRAMDNGIPVVFLGVNQNPREYLGGLESATGVLERPLYKRSLMFLKEILGPSLKRSLLLFDSGQTARVILDSVFKDRTSLHVGDVVADVRLLCSFAQWREAILQSRKQGYDIILMGLYHNLTDEQGHYVPSEEVMAWTSANTPLPIFGYWDFAVGRGKAVGGLVNSARPQGEAAADLILKILAGAKPGSLYPVTPTAGQFIFSRHELRRWGIKLPESLMETDTPILLVE; encoded by the coding sequence GTGCGTTTCATCCTTGCTGCCTTTTGCTGCATACTGTTTCTGACACCGCGCCCGGCAGAGGCGGGCAGGCCCCTGGTGACGGTGGTCAACAGCTATCACGCAGACTATCTCTGGGTCCAAGGACACAACGACGCCCTGCGGGACAGGCTTGAGGGAACGGCACAGCTCGCCTTCTTCTATCTCGACACGAAACGGACGCCGCCCGAAACGCACCAGGCGGCCGCTGAACTGGTTTGGCGGGAAATCGACGCCGAACGCCCGGACGTCCTTGTCCTGGCGGACGACAACGCGGTCAAATTCCTGGGGCGGCGGGCCATGGACAACGGCATCCCGGTGGTCTTCCTGGGCGTGAACCAGAACCCAAGGGAATACCTCGGCGGACTTGAGTCGGCGACCGGCGTCCTGGAACGCCCGCTGTACAAGCGGTCCCTCATGTTCCTCAAGGAAATCCTGGGACCGTCGCTCAAGCGGAGCCTGCTGCTTTTCGACTCCGGACAGACCGCGAGGGTGATCCTGGATTCGGTCTTCAAGGACAGGACCTCACTGCATGTCGGAGACGTGGTCGCCGACGTCAGGCTCCTCTGCTCCTTCGCGCAATGGCGTGAAGCGATCCTCCAATCCAGAAAACAGGGCTACGACATCATCCTGATGGGGCTCTACCACAACCTGACCGACGAGCAAGGACACTACGTCCCGAGCGAGGAAGTCATGGCCTGGACATCGGCCAACACGCCGCTGCCGATCTTCGGGTACTGGGATTTCGCCGTGGGCCGGGGCAAGGCCGTGGGCGGGCTGGTCAATTCCGCCAGGCCGCAGGGCGAGGCGGCGGCCGACCTGATCCTGAAAATACTCGCGGGCGCGAAGCCGGGCAGCCTCTATCCGGTGACTCCCACGGCTGGACAATTCATATTCAGCCGCCACGAATTGCGGCGATGGGGCATCAAGCTGCCGGAAAGCCTCATGGAAACCGACACGCCGATCCTGCTCGTGGAGTGA
- a CDS encoding sensor histidine kinase yields MTPDPIRISSTSRRDQRRHRREYIIALVFIVLIAGLTWAELKYLSGDYYLILNLLILNVVFLLAMLFYVARNAVRLILERRRRVLGSKLRTRLVLAFISLSLIPTALIYLVSVKFVQTSVDYWFKGQVEESMEQALELGRAFYGSAQDRLERRGAVMIKDIIDSQFAWGGKAMDRYLNRKFDEYDLSLVGVITPEGNEQNTHATAQWSQAWPEIKEKIDWQSLRADPRSWTTIIPKPGSDLVLGVTPVDEGKTGYLVVGETVGQGLLHRLDQIVRGLDEYKKLKTRKYPWKMNLYLTLGVMALLIILGAIWFGFRLAKELSAPVQALAAGTERIGRGDLSVRLEDRSDDELGFLVQSFNRMAEDLEQSQYSVRQANERLAQQNQELERRGQYIETVLNNITSGVISMDAEGRIGTVNTAAEDILGIPGEFLIGKVPFRLLSDDFSNMVEEAMTQLSNKPGGVWQRQLDLPVRGKLIKVLVSVVSLKNVGGRNAGHVAVFEDITELEKIQRLAAWREVARRIAHEIKNPLTPIKLSAQRLQRKYGKRIGEGTFDECTGLIVNQVERLQNMVTEFSAYAKLPEVQPRPDQLAPLLEEVTAMFANTHRRIRWDLSFSTPIGEFPFDREGIRKVLINLFTNAAEALKDTRGAEVQITATHDTDAGTVTISVADNGPGLPKDSSRMFEPYYTEKKGGTGLGLTIVRSIISDHGGMVRAASNHPKGTVFIVELHDA; encoded by the coding sequence GTGACGCCCGACCCGATCCGCATCAGTTCCACAAGCCGCAGGGACCAGAGGCGGCACCGGCGCGAGTACATCATCGCCCTCGTCTTCATCGTGCTCATCGCCGGGCTGACCTGGGCCGAGCTCAAGTATCTGAGCGGCGATTACTATCTCATTCTCAACCTGCTCATCCTGAACGTGGTCTTCCTGCTGGCCATGCTCTTCTACGTGGCCCGCAACGCGGTGCGGCTGATTCTCGAACGCCGACGCAGGGTGCTGGGCTCCAAGCTGCGTACACGGCTGGTGCTCGCCTTCATCTCCCTCTCGCTCATCCCCACCGCGCTCATCTACCTGGTTTCGGTCAAGTTCGTGCAAACCTCCGTGGACTACTGGTTCAAGGGCCAGGTGGAGGAGTCCATGGAGCAGGCCCTGGAACTCGGACGCGCCTTCTACGGCTCTGCCCAAGACCGTCTCGAACGGCGCGGCGCGGTCATGATAAAGGACATCATAGACTCCCAGTTCGCCTGGGGCGGCAAGGCCATGGACCGCTACCTGAACCGGAAGTTCGACGAATACGACCTGAGCCTGGTGGGCGTCATCACTCCCGAGGGCAACGAGCAGAACACCCACGCCACCGCCCAATGGAGCCAGGCCTGGCCCGAAATCAAGGAGAAGATCGACTGGCAGTCCCTGCGCGCCGACCCGCGCTCCTGGACGACCATCATTCCCAAGCCCGGCTCGGACCTCGTCCTGGGCGTGACCCCGGTCGACGAGGGCAAAACGGGCTATCTGGTCGTCGGCGAAACCGTGGGCCAGGGCCTGCTGCACCGGCTCGACCAGATCGTGCGCGGCCTGGACGAATACAAGAAACTCAAGACCCGCAAGTACCCCTGGAAGATGAACCTCTACCTGACCCTCGGGGTCATGGCCCTGCTCATCATCCTGGGGGCCATCTGGTTCGGGTTCCGGCTGGCCAAGGAGCTTTCCGCGCCGGTCCAGGCGCTGGCCGCGGGCACGGAGCGCATCGGGCGGGGCGACCTGTCGGTGCGCCTTGAGGACCGCTCGGACGACGAGCTAGGCTTCCTGGTCCAGTCCTTCAACCGGATGGCCGAAGACCTGGAGCAAAGCCAGTACTCCGTGCGGCAGGCCAATGAACGGCTGGCACAACAGAATCAGGAACTGGAACGGCGCGGCCAATACATCGAGACCGTACTCAACAACATCACTTCCGGCGTCATCTCCATGGACGCCGAAGGCCGCATCGGCACGGTCAACACCGCGGCCGAGGACATCCTCGGCATTCCCGGCGAATTTCTCATCGGCAAGGTTCCGTTCCGCCTCCTGTCCGACGACTTTTCCAACATGGTCGAGGAGGCCATGACCCAGCTTTCCAACAAGCCCGGCGGGGTCTGGCAGCGCCAGCTCGACCTGCCCGTGCGGGGCAAGCTCATCAAGGTCCTGGTCAGCGTGGTCTCGCTCAAGAACGTGGGCGGCCGCAACGCGGGCCACGTGGCCGTGTTCGAGGACATCACCGAGCTCGAAAAAATCCAGCGGCTCGCCGCCTGGCGCGAAGTGGCCCGGCGCATCGCCCACGAGATCAAGAACCCGCTCACGCCCATCAAGCTGTCGGCCCAGCGGTTACAGCGCAAGTATGGCAAACGCATCGGCGAAGGCACCTTTGACGAATGCACCGGCCTGATAGTCAACCAGGTGGAGCGGCTCCAGAACATGGTCACCGAATTCTCGGCCTACGCCAAGCTGCCCGAAGTCCAGCCCCGGCCCGACCAGCTCGCCCCGCTCCTGGAGGAGGTCACGGCCATGTTCGCCAACACCCACCGGCGGATACGCTGGGACCTCTCCTTCTCCACGCCCATAGGCGAATTTCCCTTCGACCGCGAAGGCATCCGCAAGGTGCTCATCAACCTCTTCACCAATGCGGCGGAGGCCCTGAAGGACACCCGTGGCGCGGAAGTCCAGATCACCGCGACGCACGATACGGACGCGGGCACCGTAACCATCTCCGTGGCCGACAACGGCCCGGGGCTGCCCAAGGACTCCTCGCGCATGTTCGAGCCGTACTACACCGAGAAAAAAGGCGGCACAGGCCTGGGACTGACCATCGTCAGGTCCATCATCTCGGACCACGGCGGCATGGTCCGCGCCGCCTCCAACCACCCCAAGGGGACGGTCTTCATCGTCGAGCTGCACGACGCCTGA
- a CDS encoding DUF4390 domain-containing protein: MRTHDCSRTGLLPAFILLTALLMAGDALAQSLSLVAPTLANVHGRLTAQFGIVVEEKPILKGELEEGAVLVLQCEVNLLEPSDYWLNRKISEVHFKSRLSFDSLTREFVMTLPGRENPLRNRDLGKLLDEGWGTIEATLGSWALLDKGKKYSLRLHTSMNEEGAPEGFMRFIYFWSWDAGADNAFQLDFTF; this comes from the coding sequence ATGCGCACCCATGACTGTTCCCGGACCGGATTGCTCCCGGCCTTCATCCTCCTGACCGCCCTCCTCATGGCGGGCGACGCCCTCGCCCAGAGCCTGAGCCTGGTGGCGCCGACCCTGGCCAACGTGCACGGGCGGCTCACCGCGCAATTCGGCATCGTGGTCGAGGAAAAGCCGATCCTCAAGGGCGAGCTGGAGGAAGGGGCCGTGCTGGTGCTCCAATGCGAGGTCAACCTGCTGGAACCGAGCGACTACTGGCTGAACCGGAAGATTTCCGAGGTCCACTTCAAGAGCCGGTTGAGCTTCGACTCGCTGACCAGGGAATTCGTCATGACCCTGCCGGGCAGGGAAAATCCCCTGCGCAACAGGGACCTGGGCAAGCTGCTGGACGAGGGATGGGGAACCATCGAGGCCACCCTGGGCTCTTGGGCGTTGCTCGACAAAGGCAAAAAGTACTCCCTGCGCCTGCACACCTCCATGAACGAGGAAGGAGCTCCCGAAGGGTTCATGCGCTTCATTTATTTCTGGTCCTGGGACGCCGGGGCCGACAACGCCTTCCAGCTGGACTTCACCTTCTAG
- a CDS encoding universal stress protein, with protein MQKELLLAIGDDRAASYNLRFLKDVFESFCDLKLTLFYAAPRSALWDLQDAGMPPSDAAVEELVAHKKGKGKKALQDAERWIAEIAGCDGGNVRTKVVHSRKGTACELVAEAREGMYDALVLGRKGFTWFEEVFENSVCHELLWQDIDFPIWVCKRPSQPPRGNVLLCLDGSDPSLRMADHVGYMLADEPRHSFTLFHVAQKGYGDARAARIFDEALAILAEHGVPDERIEIKMVTGSNPVKAILKEARAGRYAAVAVGRRGVGSQTRMEHLFPSTVCVNLLRQLQETALWISK; from the coding sequence GTGCAGAAAGAACTGCTCCTCGCCATCGGCGACGACCGCGCCGCCTCTTACAATCTCCGGTTTCTCAAGGATGTTTTCGAATCGTTCTGCGATCTCAAGCTGACCTTGTTCTATGCCGCGCCGCGTTCCGCCCTGTGGGACTTGCAGGACGCCGGGATGCCTCCCTCGGATGCGGCGGTGGAAGAGCTCGTGGCCCACAAGAAGGGCAAGGGCAAGAAGGCGTTGCAGGACGCCGAACGGTGGATCGCCGAAATAGCCGGATGCGACGGGGGCAACGTGCGCACCAAGGTCGTTCATTCGCGGAAGGGCACGGCCTGCGAACTGGTGGCCGAGGCGCGCGAAGGGATGTACGACGCCCTTGTTCTCGGCCGCAAGGGGTTCACCTGGTTTGAGGAGGTGTTCGAAAACTCCGTGTGCCATGAGCTTCTCTGGCAGGATATCGATTTTCCCATCTGGGTCTGCAAGCGTCCGTCCCAGCCGCCGCGCGGCAATGTTCTTCTCTGCCTGGACGGCTCGGACCCCTCCCTGCGCATGGCCGATCACGTCGGCTACATGCTCGCCGACGAGCCCCGCCACTCCTTCACGCTTTTCCACGTGGCCCAGAAGGGGTACGGCGACGCCAGGGCCGCGCGCATCTTCGACGAGGCGCTGGCTATCCTGGCCGAACACGGCGTGCCTGACGAGCGTATCGAGATAAAGATGGTCACCGGGAGCAACCCCGTGAAGGCCATTCTCAAGGAGGCGAGAGCGGGCCGATACGCCGCCGTGGCGGTGGGGCGGCGCGGCGTGGGCAGCCAAACCCGCATGGAGCATCTTTTCCCCAGCACCGTGTGCGTCAATCTTCTGCGCCAGTTGCAGGAGACCGCCCTGTGGATCAGCAAATAG